A single genomic interval of Spinacia oleracea cultivar Varoflay chromosome 6, BTI_SOV_V1, whole genome shotgun sequence harbors:
- the LOC110791690 gene encoding uncharacterized protein isoform X1, whose amino-acid sequence MASKLAKEEEGSSKTKKRVDDWKFPKIPVNQVYKKKMFRIFTSYAVREVENTVTLREHEQNVTIHLLSERFLKGFIKKKHRYMHLGLVQIAIKPLQRDGLKAPIVICLRDSRQREFHNSLLSLVETDLSQGPFYFNCFPSFSFSLTDTYFSNVLILKVATGRIPLALTYRWVCKVMPDLCSGALKEPVLGETGYFHPTTGTQGTSKWDEVQVPECWTRKA is encoded by the coding sequence ATGGCTTCTAAGCTTGCCAAAGAAGAAGAAGGCAGCTCCAAAACTAAAAAAAGGGTCGACGATTGGAAATTTCCTAAGATCCCCGTCAATCAAGTCTACAAGAAAAAAATGTTTAGGATTTTCACAAGCTATGCTGTTAGAGAAGTTGAAAATACAGTCACACTGAGAGAGCATGAGCAGAATGTAACAATTCACTTACTTTCTGAGCGATTCCTAAAAGGGTTCATCAAGAAGAAGCATAGGTATATGCACTTAGGTCTTGTCCAAATTGCTATCAAGCCATTACAGAGAGATGGCTTAAAAGCTCCAATAGTAATATGCCTAAGAGATTCTAGGCAACGTGAGTTCCATAATTCCTTGTTAAGTCTTGTGGAAACAGATCTATCTCAGGGTCCTTTCTATTTTAACTGCTTCCCtagtttttccttttctttgacAGACACTTACTTTTCCAATGTCCTTATCCTAAAAGTGGCGACTGGAAGGATCCCTTTGGCATTGACATACAGGTGGGTGTGTAAGGTGATGCCGGATTTGTGCTCAGGGGCACTGAAGGAGCCAGTTTTGGGTGAGACCGGTTATTTTCATCCGACTACCGGGACACAAGGCACTAGTAAATGGGATGAGGTGCAAGTCCCGGAATGTTGGACTCGTAAAGCATAG
- the LOC110791698 gene encoding uncharacterized protein isoform X1 produces the protein MASKLAKEEEGSSKTKKRLDDWKEFLLPIHEASTSKHEPTTQDGNTLRTPPDNSIFQKGTSMATNEEERRSSKIKTKLEKWKYPKIPVNQVYKTKIYNNQRKAAKDFEQTITLRGDEQNVSVNLLKDLISKKEFEHVHLGLVQVAIKPLMNDGLKDAVIVCLRDERFLTFEKSLLAVVESNLSQGPFYFNCFPGYPISSRNCDAFTLSVVTNGVP, from the exons ATGGCTTCTAAGCTTGCCAAAGAAGAGGAAGGCAGCTCCAAAACTAAAAAAAGGCTCGACGATTGGAAAGAGTTTCTGTTGCCAATCCATGAAGCTTCTACTAGTAAACATGAGCCTACAACACAGGATGGGAATACACTCAGGACGCCTCCGGATAATAGTATCTTTCAAAAg GGAACATCAATGGCTACCAATGAAGAGGAAAGACGCAGctccaaaataaaaacaaagctTGAAAAATGGAAATACCCAAAGATCCCCGTCAATCAGGTATACAAGACAAAAATCTATAATAATCAAAGGAAAGCTGCTAAAGATTTTGAACAAACCATCACATTGAGAGGCGATGAGCAGAATGTATCGGTGAACTTACTAAAAGACTTAATCAGTAAGAAAGAGTTCGAGCATGTGCACTTGGGTCTGGTCCAAGTAGCTATCAAGCCACTGATGAATGATGGATTAAAAGATGCAGTTATAGTGTGTCTTAGAGATGAAAGGTTTCTAACTTTTGAAAAATCTTTGTTAGCAGTTGTGGAATCAAATCTATCTCAGGGCCCTTTCTATTTTAACTGCTTCCCTGGTTACCCGATTTCTTCACGTAATTGTGATGCCTTCACCTTAAGTGTTGTGACGAATGGGGTACCTTAA
- the LOC110791698 gene encoding uncharacterized protein isoform X2, which translates to MASKLAKEEEGSSKTKKRLDDWKEFLLPIHEASTSKHEPTTQDGNTLRTPPDNSIFQKGLCSLNLGSGNINGYQ; encoded by the exons ATGGCTTCTAAGCTTGCCAAAGAAGAGGAAGGCAGCTCCAAAACTAAAAAAAGGCTCGACGATTGGAAAGAGTTTCTGTTGCCAATCCATGAAGCTTCTACTAGTAAACATGAGCCTACAACACAGGATGGGAATACACTCAGGACGCCTCCGGATAATAGTATCTTTCAAAAg GGGTTGTGCAGTTTGAATTTGGGTTCAG GGAACATCAATGGCTACCAATGA
- the LOC110791690 gene encoding uncharacterized protein isoform X2, whose amino-acid sequence MASKLAKEEEGSSKTKKRVDDWKFPKIPVNQVYKKKMFRIFTSYAVREVENTVTLREHEQNVTIHLLSERFLKGFIKKKHRYMHLGLVQIAIKPLQRDGLKAPIVICLRDSRQLATGRIPLALTYRWVCKVMPDLCSGALKEPVLGETGYFHPTTGTQGTSKWDEVQVPECWTRKA is encoded by the exons ATGGCTTCTAAGCTTGCCAAAGAAGAAGAAGGCAGCTCCAAAACTAAAAAAAGGGTCGACGATTGGAAATTTCCTAAGATCCCCGTCAATCAAGTCTACAAGAAAAAAATGTTTAGGATTTTCACAAGCTATGCTGTTAGAGAAGTTGAAAATACAGTCACACTGAGAGAGCATGAGCAGAATGTAACAATTCACTTACTTTCTGAGCGATTCCTAAAAGGGTTCATCAAGAAGAAGCATAGGTATATGCACTTAGGTCTTGTCCAAATTGCTATCAAGCCATTACAGAGAGATGGCTTAAAAGCTCCAATAGTAATATGCCTAAGAGATTCTAGGCAAC TGGCGACTGGAAGGATCCCTTTGGCATTGACATACAGGTGGGTGTGTAAGGTGATGCCGGATTTGTGCTCAGGGGCACTGAAGGAGCCAGTTTTGGGTGAGACCGGTTATTTTCATCCGACTACCGGGACACAAGGCACTAGTAAATGGGATGAGGTGCAAGTCCCGGAATGTTGGACTCGTAAAGCATAG